A genomic region of Pseudorca crassidens isolate mPseCra1 chromosome 10, mPseCra1.hap1, whole genome shotgun sequence contains the following coding sequences:
- the GLT8D1 gene encoding glycosyltransferase 8 domain-containing protein 1 isoform X2 yields MDNAWFPNDSYAKGLITNIYIRQKKKMSFRKVNIIILVLAVALFLLVLHHNFLGLSSLLRNEVSDSGIVGLQPVDFVPNAPQHAVDGRQEEIPVVIAASEDRLGGAIAAINSIQHNTRSNVIFYIVTLNGTGDHLRSWLSSSTLKSIRYKIVNFDTKLLEGKVKEDPDQGDSMKPLTFARFYLPILVPSAKKAIYMDDDVIVQGDILALYNTPLKPGHAAAFSEDCDSSSTKVVIRGAGNQYNYIGYLDYKKERIRKLSMKASTCSFNPGVFVANLTEWKRQNITSQLEKWMQLNVEEGLYSRTLAGSITTPPLLIVFYQQHSTIDPMWNVRHLGSSAGKRYSPQFVKAAKLLHWNGHFKPWGRTASYTDVWEKWYIPDPTGKFSLIRRHVEISNIK; encoded by the exons ATGGATAATGCCTGGTTCCCAAATGACTCCTAtgctaaag ggttaataactaatatttatataagacagaagaaaaagatgTCATTCCGTAAAG TAAACATTATCATCCTGGTCCTGGCTGTTGCTCTCTTCTTACTGGTTTTGCACCATAACTTCCTCGGCCTGAGCAGTTTGCTGAGGAACGAGGTTTCAG ATTCAGGAATTGTGGGGCTTCAGCCTGTAGACTTTGTCCCAAATGCTCCCCAACATGCGGTAGATGGGAGACAAGAGGAGATTCCTGTGGTCATTGCTGCATCTGAAGATAGGCTTGGGGGGGCCATTGCAGCCATAAACAGTATTCAGCACAACACTCGCTCCAATGTGATTTTCTACATTGTTACACTCAACGGTACAGGAGACCATCTCCG GTCCTGGCTCAGCAGCAGTACCCTGAAAAGCATTAGGTACAAAATTGTGAATTTTGACACTAAACTTTTGGAAGGGAAAGTAAAGGAGGATCCTGACCAGGGGGATTCCATGAAACCA ttAACCTTTGCAAGGTTCTACTTGCCAATTCTGGTCCCCAGCGCAAAGAAGGCCATATATATGGACGATGATGTAATTGTGCAAG GTGATATTCTTGCCCTGTACAATACACCACTGAAGCCAGGACATGCAGCTGCATTTTCAGAAGATTGTGATTCATCCTCTACTAAAGTTGTCATCCGTGGAGCAGGGAACCAG TACAATTACATTGGATATCTTgactataaaaaggaaagaattcgTAAGCTTTCCATGAAAGCCAGCACCTGCTCATTTAACCCTGGAGTTTTTGTTGCAAACTTGacagaatggaaaagacagaaTATAACTAGCCAGCTGGAAAAATGGATGCAACTCAATGTAGA AGAAGGGCTGTACAGTAGAACACTGGCTGGCAGCATCACAACACCACCTCTGCTGATCGTATTTTATCAACAGCACTCCACCATCGACCCTATGTGGAATGTTCGCCACCTTG GTTCCAGTGCTGGAAAACGATATTCACCCCAGTTTGTTAAGGCTGCCAAGCTACTCCACTGGAATGGGCACTTTAAGCCATGGGGAAGAACTGCTTCATATACTGATGTCTGGGAAAAATGGTATATTCCGGACCCAACAGGCAAATTCAGCCTAATCCGAAGACATGTGGAGATCtcaaatataaagtaa
- the GLT8D1 gene encoding glycosyltransferase 8 domain-containing protein 1 isoform X1, with amino-acid sequence MLTVAAKPRHHAPVKGSPSVLLGAEGRGPGLITNIYIRQKKKMSFRKVNIIILVLAVALFLLVLHHNFLGLSSLLRNEVSDSGIVGLQPVDFVPNAPQHAVDGRQEEIPVVIAASEDRLGGAIAAINSIQHNTRSNVIFYIVTLNGTGDHLRSWLSSSTLKSIRYKIVNFDTKLLEGKVKEDPDQGDSMKPLTFARFYLPILVPSAKKAIYMDDDVIVQGDILALYNTPLKPGHAAAFSEDCDSSSTKVVIRGAGNQYNYIGYLDYKKERIRKLSMKASTCSFNPGVFVANLTEWKRQNITSQLEKWMQLNVEEGLYSRTLAGSITTPPLLIVFYQQHSTIDPMWNVRHLGSSAGKRYSPQFVKAAKLLHWNGHFKPWGRTASYTDVWEKWYIPDPTGKFSLIRRHVEISNIK; translated from the exons ATGCTGACGGTGGCGGCCAAGCCGAGGCATCACGCGCCCGTGAAGGGTTCGCCGTCAGTGCTGTTGGGTGCCGAGGGCCGCGGTCCAG ggttaataactaatatttatataagacagaagaaaaagatgTCATTCCGTAAAG TAAACATTATCATCCTGGTCCTGGCTGTTGCTCTCTTCTTACTGGTTTTGCACCATAACTTCCTCGGCCTGAGCAGTTTGCTGAGGAACGAGGTTTCAG ATTCAGGAATTGTGGGGCTTCAGCCTGTAGACTTTGTCCCAAATGCTCCCCAACATGCGGTAGATGGGAGACAAGAGGAGATTCCTGTGGTCATTGCTGCATCTGAAGATAGGCTTGGGGGGGCCATTGCAGCCATAAACAGTATTCAGCACAACACTCGCTCCAATGTGATTTTCTACATTGTTACACTCAACGGTACAGGAGACCATCTCCG GTCCTGGCTCAGCAGCAGTACCCTGAAAAGCATTAGGTACAAAATTGTGAATTTTGACACTAAACTTTTGGAAGGGAAAGTAAAGGAGGATCCTGACCAGGGGGATTCCATGAAACCA ttAACCTTTGCAAGGTTCTACTTGCCAATTCTGGTCCCCAGCGCAAAGAAGGCCATATATATGGACGATGATGTAATTGTGCAAG GTGATATTCTTGCCCTGTACAATACACCACTGAAGCCAGGACATGCAGCTGCATTTTCAGAAGATTGTGATTCATCCTCTACTAAAGTTGTCATCCGTGGAGCAGGGAACCAG TACAATTACATTGGATATCTTgactataaaaaggaaagaattcgTAAGCTTTCCATGAAAGCCAGCACCTGCTCATTTAACCCTGGAGTTTTTGTTGCAAACTTGacagaatggaaaagacagaaTATAACTAGCCAGCTGGAAAAATGGATGCAACTCAATGTAGA AGAAGGGCTGTACAGTAGAACACTGGCTGGCAGCATCACAACACCACCTCTGCTGATCGTATTTTATCAACAGCACTCCACCATCGACCCTATGTGGAATGTTCGCCACCTTG GTTCCAGTGCTGGAAAACGATATTCACCCCAGTTTGTTAAGGCTGCCAAGCTACTCCACTGGAATGGGCACTTTAAGCCATGGGGAAGAACTGCTTCATATACTGATGTCTGGGAAAAATGGTATATTCCGGACCCAACAGGCAAATTCAGCCTAATCCGAAGACATGTGGAGATCtcaaatataaagtaa
- the GNL3 gene encoding guanine nucleotide-binding protein-like 3 isoform X2: MKRPKLKKASKRMTCHKRYKIQKKVREHHRKLRKEAKKRGRKKPRKDPGVPNSAPFKEALLREAELRKQQLEELKQQQKLDRQKEQDKKRRLGTDPAVELCNMEPVKEEFGQCKAKKAKSSKQNPKRLYCQELKKVIEASDVVLEVLDARDPLGCRCPQVEEAIVKGGQKKLVLVLNKSDLVPKENLENWLSYLTKELPTVVFKASTNLKDKGKRIKVKKKSAPFKSEVCVGKEGLWKLLEGLQETYGKAIHVGVIGFPNVGKSSIINSLKQERICNVGVSMGLTRYMQVVPLDKQITIIDSPSFIVSPLNSAIALALRSPASIEVVKPMEAASAILSHADARQVVLKFTVPDFKNSLEFFTSLAQRRGLHQKGGSPNVEGAAKLLWSEWTGASLGYFCHPPTSWTPPHFNESIVTDMKWGFNLEELEKNNAHSIQAIRGPRLASSILFQSSGLTNGVIEEKDIPEELPKQKEWKQEAGGDYEDVNTDQECVDEEGDVNMSPEEEACEALPEDCQSDKQSAPSFILDKMTEEEDDAYDFSTDYV; encoded by the exons AGTTAAAGAAAGCAAGTAAACGCATGACCTGCCATAAGCGGTATAAAATCCAAAAAAAG GTTCGAGAACACCATAGAAAATTGAGGAAAGAGGCTAAAAAACGGGGTCGAAAGAAGCCTAGGAAAGACCCGGGAGTTCCAAACAGTGCTCCTTTTAAGGAGGCTCTTCTTCGGGAAGCTGAGCTAAGGAAACAGCAG CTTGAAGAACTGAAACAGCAGCAGAAACTTgacaggcagaaggaacaggacaagAAAAGAAGACTTGGAACTGACCCTGCTGTTGAGCTATGTAACATGGAACCTGTGAAAGAG GAATTTGGGCAATGCAAAGCTAAGAAAGCCAAgtcaagcaaacagaatccgaaGAGGCTGTATTGTCAGGAACTTAAAAAG GTGATTGAAGCCTCAGATGTTGTGCTGGAGGTGTTGGATGCCAGAGATCCTCTTGGTTGCCGGTGTCCCCAGGTAGAAGAAGCCATTGTCAAGGGTGGACAGAAAAAGCTGGTACTTGTATTAAATAAATCAG ATTTGGTACCAAAGGAGAATTTGGAGAACTGGCTAAGTTATTTGACAAAGGAATTGCCAACAGTGGTGTTCAAAGCCTCAACAAATCTGAAGGACAAAGGGAAGAGAATCAAG GTAAAGAAGAAATCTGCTCCATTCAAAAGTGAAGTCTGTGTTGGAAAAGAAGGCCTTTGGAAGCTTCTTGAAGGTCTTCAGGAGACTTATGGCAAAGCCATTCACGTTGGGGTAATTG GTTTCCCAAATGTGGGGAAAAGCAGCATCATCAATAGCTTAAAACAAGAACGGATATGCAATGTTGGTGTATCCATGGGACTTACAAG GTACATGCAGGTTGTCCCCTTGGACAAACAAATCACAATCATAGATAGTCCAAGTTTCATCGTGTCTCCACTTAACTCTGCTATTGCACTCGCTCTGAGAAGTCCAGCAAGTATTGAGGTAGTAAAACCAATGGAGGCTGCTAGCGCCATTCTGTCCCATGCTGATGCTCGACAG gtAGTACTGAAATTTACTGTCCCAGACTTTAAGAATTCTCTGGAATTTTTTACTTCACTTGCTCAGAGAAGAGGACTGCACCAAAAAGGTGGAAGCCCAAATGTAGAAGGTGCTGCCAAACTGCTGTGGTCTGAGTGGACAGG TGCCTCCTTAGGTTACTTTTGCCATCCCCCTACATCCTGGACTCCTCCACATTTTAATGAGAGCATTGTGACAGACATGAAATGGGGCTTTAATCTGGAAGAACTGGAAAAGAACAATGCACACAGCATACAAG CCATCAGGGGCCCTCGTTTAGCCAGTAGCATCCTTTTCCAGTCATCGGGTCTGACAAATGGAGTGATAGAGGAAAAGGACATACCTGAAGAATTGCCGAAACAGAAAGAATGGAAGCAGGAGGCGGGGGGGGACTATGAAGATGTCAACACTGACCAGGAATGTGTTGACGAAGAAGGTGATGTAA ACATGTCCCCTGAAGAAGAGGCCTGCGAGGCACTGCCTGAGGACTGTCAATCAG ATAAGCAGTCTGCACCATCTTTCATCTTGGATAAAATGACTGAAGAGGAAGATGATGCTTATGATTTCAGTACAGATTATGTATAA
- the SPCS1 gene encoding signal peptidase complex subunit 1 has product MLEYLSSLPTQMDYKGQKLAEQMFQGIILFSAIVGFIYGYVAEQFGWTVYIVMAGFAFSCLLTLPPWPIYRRHPLKWLPVQDSGAEDKKPGERKIKRHAKNN; this is encoded by the exons ATGTTGGAGTATCTGAGTTCCCTGCCCACGCAAATG GATTACAAGGGCCAGAAGCTAGCTGAACAGATGTTTCAGggaattattcttttttctgca ATAGTTGGATTTATCTACGGGTACGTGGCTGAACAGTTCGGGTGGACTGTCTATATAGTTATGGCGGGATTTGCTTTTTCGTGTTTG CTGACACTTCCTCCGTGGCCCATTTATCGCCGGCACCCCCTCAAGTGGTTACCTGTTCAAGACTCAGGCGCAGAAGACAAGAAACcaggggaaagaaaaattaagaggcATGCTAAAAATAATTGA
- the GNL3 gene encoding guanine nucleotide-binding protein-like 3 isoform X3, which yields MTCHKRYKIQKKVREHHRKLRKEAKKRGRKKPRKDPGVPNSAPFKEALLREAELRKQQLEELKQQQKLDRQKEQDKKRRLGTDPAVELCNMEPVKEEFGQCKAKKAKSSKQNPKRLYCQELKKVIEASDVVLEVLDARDPLGCRCPQVEEAIVKGGQKKLVLVLNKSDLVPKENLENWLSYLTKELPTVVFKASTNLKDKGKRIKVKKKSAPFKSEVCVGKEGLWKLLEGLQETYGKAIHVGVIGFPNVGKSSIINSLKQERICNVGVSMGLTRYMQVVPLDKQITIIDSPSFIVSPLNSAIALALRSPASIEVVKPMEAASAILSHADARQVVLKFTVPDFKNSLEFFTSLAQRRGLHQKGGSPNVEGAAKLLWSEWTGASLGYFCHPPTSWTPPHFNESIVTDMKWGFNLEELEKNNAHSIQAIRGPRLASSILFQSSGLTNGVIEEKDIPEELPKQKEWKQEAGGDYEDVNTDQECVDEEGDEKSSDMSPEEEACEALPEDCQSDKQSAPSFILDKMTEEEDDAYDFSTDYV from the exons ATGACCTGCCATAAGCGGTATAAAATCCAAAAAAAG GTTCGAGAACACCATAGAAAATTGAGGAAAGAGGCTAAAAAACGGGGTCGAAAGAAGCCTAGGAAAGACCCGGGAGTTCCAAACAGTGCTCCTTTTAAGGAGGCTCTTCTTCGGGAAGCTGAGCTAAGGAAACAGCAG CTTGAAGAACTGAAACAGCAGCAGAAACTTgacaggcagaaggaacaggacaagAAAAGAAGACTTGGAACTGACCCTGCTGTTGAGCTATGTAACATGGAACCTGTGAAAGAG GAATTTGGGCAATGCAAAGCTAAGAAAGCCAAgtcaagcaaacagaatccgaaGAGGCTGTATTGTCAGGAACTTAAAAAG GTGATTGAAGCCTCAGATGTTGTGCTGGAGGTGTTGGATGCCAGAGATCCTCTTGGTTGCCGGTGTCCCCAGGTAGAAGAAGCCATTGTCAAGGGTGGACAGAAAAAGCTGGTACTTGTATTAAATAAATCAG ATTTGGTACCAAAGGAGAATTTGGAGAACTGGCTAAGTTATTTGACAAAGGAATTGCCAACAGTGGTGTTCAAAGCCTCAACAAATCTGAAGGACAAAGGGAAGAGAATCAAG GTAAAGAAGAAATCTGCTCCATTCAAAAGTGAAGTCTGTGTTGGAAAAGAAGGCCTTTGGAAGCTTCTTGAAGGTCTTCAGGAGACTTATGGCAAAGCCATTCACGTTGGGGTAATTG GTTTCCCAAATGTGGGGAAAAGCAGCATCATCAATAGCTTAAAACAAGAACGGATATGCAATGTTGGTGTATCCATGGGACTTACAAG GTACATGCAGGTTGTCCCCTTGGACAAACAAATCACAATCATAGATAGTCCAAGTTTCATCGTGTCTCCACTTAACTCTGCTATTGCACTCGCTCTGAGAAGTCCAGCAAGTATTGAGGTAGTAAAACCAATGGAGGCTGCTAGCGCCATTCTGTCCCATGCTGATGCTCGACAG gtAGTACTGAAATTTACTGTCCCAGACTTTAAGAATTCTCTGGAATTTTTTACTTCACTTGCTCAGAGAAGAGGACTGCACCAAAAAGGTGGAAGCCCAAATGTAGAAGGTGCTGCCAAACTGCTGTGGTCTGAGTGGACAGG TGCCTCCTTAGGTTACTTTTGCCATCCCCCTACATCCTGGACTCCTCCACATTTTAATGAGAGCATTGTGACAGACATGAAATGGGGCTTTAATCTGGAAGAACTGGAAAAGAACAATGCACACAGCATACAAG CCATCAGGGGCCCTCGTTTAGCCAGTAGCATCCTTTTCCAGTCATCGGGTCTGACAAATGGAGTGATAGAGGAAAAGGACATACCTGAAGAATTGCCGAAACAGAAAGAATGGAAGCAGGAGGCGGGGGGGGACTATGAAGATGTCAACACTGACCAGGAATGTGTTGACGAAGAAGGTGAT GAAAAGAGCTCAGACATGTCCCCTGAAGAAGAGGCCTGCGAGGCACTGCCTGAGGACTGTCAATCAG ATAAGCAGTCTGCACCATCTTTCATCTTGGATAAAATGACTGAAGAGGAAGATGATGCTTATGATTTCAGTACAGATTATGTATAA
- the GLT8D1 gene encoding glycosyltransferase 8 domain-containing protein 1 isoform X3, with product MSFRKVNIIILVLAVALFLLVLHHNFLGLSSLLRNEVSDSGIVGLQPVDFVPNAPQHAVDGRQEEIPVVIAASEDRLGGAIAAINSIQHNTRSNVIFYIVTLNGTGDHLRSWLSSSTLKSIRYKIVNFDTKLLEGKVKEDPDQGDSMKPLTFARFYLPILVPSAKKAIYMDDDVIVQGDILALYNTPLKPGHAAAFSEDCDSSSTKVVIRGAGNQYNYIGYLDYKKERIRKLSMKASTCSFNPGVFVANLTEWKRQNITSQLEKWMQLNVEEGLYSRTLAGSITTPPLLIVFYQQHSTIDPMWNVRHLGSSAGKRYSPQFVKAAKLLHWNGHFKPWGRTASYTDVWEKWYIPDPTGKFSLIRRHVEISNIK from the exons atgTCATTCCGTAAAG TAAACATTATCATCCTGGTCCTGGCTGTTGCTCTCTTCTTACTGGTTTTGCACCATAACTTCCTCGGCCTGAGCAGTTTGCTGAGGAACGAGGTTTCAG ATTCAGGAATTGTGGGGCTTCAGCCTGTAGACTTTGTCCCAAATGCTCCCCAACATGCGGTAGATGGGAGACAAGAGGAGATTCCTGTGGTCATTGCTGCATCTGAAGATAGGCTTGGGGGGGCCATTGCAGCCATAAACAGTATTCAGCACAACACTCGCTCCAATGTGATTTTCTACATTGTTACACTCAACGGTACAGGAGACCATCTCCG GTCCTGGCTCAGCAGCAGTACCCTGAAAAGCATTAGGTACAAAATTGTGAATTTTGACACTAAACTTTTGGAAGGGAAAGTAAAGGAGGATCCTGACCAGGGGGATTCCATGAAACCA ttAACCTTTGCAAGGTTCTACTTGCCAATTCTGGTCCCCAGCGCAAAGAAGGCCATATATATGGACGATGATGTAATTGTGCAAG GTGATATTCTTGCCCTGTACAATACACCACTGAAGCCAGGACATGCAGCTGCATTTTCAGAAGATTGTGATTCATCCTCTACTAAAGTTGTCATCCGTGGAGCAGGGAACCAG TACAATTACATTGGATATCTTgactataaaaaggaaagaattcgTAAGCTTTCCATGAAAGCCAGCACCTGCTCATTTAACCCTGGAGTTTTTGTTGCAAACTTGacagaatggaaaagacagaaTATAACTAGCCAGCTGGAAAAATGGATGCAACTCAATGTAGA AGAAGGGCTGTACAGTAGAACACTGGCTGGCAGCATCACAACACCACCTCTGCTGATCGTATTTTATCAACAGCACTCCACCATCGACCCTATGTGGAATGTTCGCCACCTTG GTTCCAGTGCTGGAAAACGATATTCACCCCAGTTTGTTAAGGCTGCCAAGCTACTCCACTGGAATGGGCACTTTAAGCCATGGGGAAGAACTGCTTCATATACTGATGTCTGGGAAAAATGGTATATTCCGGACCCAACAGGCAAATTCAGCCTAATCCGAAGACATGTGGAGATCtcaaatataaagtaa
- the GNL3 gene encoding guanine nucleotide-binding protein-like 3 isoform X1 has product MKRPKLKKASKRMTCHKRYKIQKKVREHHRKLRKEAKKRGRKKPRKDPGVPNSAPFKEALLREAELRKQQLEELKQQQKLDRQKEQDKKRRLGTDPAVELCNMEPVKEEFGQCKAKKAKSSKQNPKRLYCQELKKVIEASDVVLEVLDARDPLGCRCPQVEEAIVKGGQKKLVLVLNKSDLVPKENLENWLSYLTKELPTVVFKASTNLKDKGKRIKVKKKSAPFKSEVCVGKEGLWKLLEGLQETYGKAIHVGVIGFPNVGKSSIINSLKQERICNVGVSMGLTRYMQVVPLDKQITIIDSPSFIVSPLNSAIALALRSPASIEVVKPMEAASAILSHADARQVVLKFTVPDFKNSLEFFTSLAQRRGLHQKGGSPNVEGAAKLLWSEWTGASLGYFCHPPTSWTPPHFNESIVTDMKWGFNLEELEKNNAHSIQAIRGPRLASSILFQSSGLTNGVIEEKDIPEELPKQKEWKQEAGGDYEDVNTDQECVDEEGDEKSSDMSPEEEACEALPEDCQSDKQSAPSFILDKMTEEEDDAYDFSTDYV; this is encoded by the exons AGTTAAAGAAAGCAAGTAAACGCATGACCTGCCATAAGCGGTATAAAATCCAAAAAAAG GTTCGAGAACACCATAGAAAATTGAGGAAAGAGGCTAAAAAACGGGGTCGAAAGAAGCCTAGGAAAGACCCGGGAGTTCCAAACAGTGCTCCTTTTAAGGAGGCTCTTCTTCGGGAAGCTGAGCTAAGGAAACAGCAG CTTGAAGAACTGAAACAGCAGCAGAAACTTgacaggcagaaggaacaggacaagAAAAGAAGACTTGGAACTGACCCTGCTGTTGAGCTATGTAACATGGAACCTGTGAAAGAG GAATTTGGGCAATGCAAAGCTAAGAAAGCCAAgtcaagcaaacagaatccgaaGAGGCTGTATTGTCAGGAACTTAAAAAG GTGATTGAAGCCTCAGATGTTGTGCTGGAGGTGTTGGATGCCAGAGATCCTCTTGGTTGCCGGTGTCCCCAGGTAGAAGAAGCCATTGTCAAGGGTGGACAGAAAAAGCTGGTACTTGTATTAAATAAATCAG ATTTGGTACCAAAGGAGAATTTGGAGAACTGGCTAAGTTATTTGACAAAGGAATTGCCAACAGTGGTGTTCAAAGCCTCAACAAATCTGAAGGACAAAGGGAAGAGAATCAAG GTAAAGAAGAAATCTGCTCCATTCAAAAGTGAAGTCTGTGTTGGAAAAGAAGGCCTTTGGAAGCTTCTTGAAGGTCTTCAGGAGACTTATGGCAAAGCCATTCACGTTGGGGTAATTG GTTTCCCAAATGTGGGGAAAAGCAGCATCATCAATAGCTTAAAACAAGAACGGATATGCAATGTTGGTGTATCCATGGGACTTACAAG GTACATGCAGGTTGTCCCCTTGGACAAACAAATCACAATCATAGATAGTCCAAGTTTCATCGTGTCTCCACTTAACTCTGCTATTGCACTCGCTCTGAGAAGTCCAGCAAGTATTGAGGTAGTAAAACCAATGGAGGCTGCTAGCGCCATTCTGTCCCATGCTGATGCTCGACAG gtAGTACTGAAATTTACTGTCCCAGACTTTAAGAATTCTCTGGAATTTTTTACTTCACTTGCTCAGAGAAGAGGACTGCACCAAAAAGGTGGAAGCCCAAATGTAGAAGGTGCTGCCAAACTGCTGTGGTCTGAGTGGACAGG TGCCTCCTTAGGTTACTTTTGCCATCCCCCTACATCCTGGACTCCTCCACATTTTAATGAGAGCATTGTGACAGACATGAAATGGGGCTTTAATCTGGAAGAACTGGAAAAGAACAATGCACACAGCATACAAG CCATCAGGGGCCCTCGTTTAGCCAGTAGCATCCTTTTCCAGTCATCGGGTCTGACAAATGGAGTGATAGAGGAAAAGGACATACCTGAAGAATTGCCGAAACAGAAAGAATGGAAGCAGGAGGCGGGGGGGGACTATGAAGATGTCAACACTGACCAGGAATGTGTTGACGAAGAAGGTGAT GAAAAGAGCTCAGACATGTCCCCTGAAGAAGAGGCCTGCGAGGCACTGCCTGAGGACTGTCAATCAG ATAAGCAGTCTGCACCATCTTTCATCTTGGATAAAATGACTGAAGAGGAAGATGATGCTTATGATTTCAGTACAGATTATGTATAA